One genomic window of Cupriavidus malaysiensis includes the following:
- a CDS encoding LysR substrate-binding domain-containing protein, with translation MHGRDHLDTYLLRVLHTLLTEQSVTRTAVRLGQSQPAISNTLKRLREITGDAILVRGKSGMVPTERGRELLLLAEQSLAAMDRIARPPQQFDPATTTRTFHLGAPDYLDAFFLPNIVERVRRLAPGAKLFVHPMTAGSDFLEDLEQGQLDIVVGNWLSPPEHLHISPLFEDEVVCMLGAQHPLARKGLTLKHYLEMPHLAPAPYASMQRSMIDQALAEQGYKRNIQVTLPYFGLVPYVLMKTDMVFTTGRQFAAHYAQYLPIRMVPSPVVFPRMRFYQLWHERCHAAPDVLWLRRMIAEVAADLPQVADAA, from the coding sequence ATGCACGGACGCGACCATCTCGATACCTACCTGCTGCGGGTGCTGCATACCCTGCTCACCGAGCAGAGCGTGACCCGCACGGCCGTGCGCCTGGGCCAGTCGCAGCCGGCCATCAGCAATACGCTCAAGCGTCTGCGCGAAATCACCGGCGATGCCATCCTGGTGCGGGGCAAGAGCGGCATGGTACCGACCGAGCGCGGCCGCGAGCTGCTGCTGCTGGCCGAGCAGAGCCTGGCGGCGATGGACCGCATCGCGCGCCCGCCGCAGCAGTTCGACCCGGCCACCACCACGCGCACCTTCCACCTCGGCGCGCCGGACTACCTGGACGCCTTCTTCCTGCCCAATATCGTCGAGCGGGTGCGCCGGCTGGCGCCCGGCGCCAAGCTGTTCGTGCATCCGATGACCGCCGGCAGCGACTTCCTGGAGGACCTGGAGCAGGGCCAGCTCGACATCGTGGTCGGCAACTGGCTGTCGCCGCCCGAGCACCTGCACATCTCGCCGCTGTTCGAGGACGAGGTGGTCTGCATGCTGGGCGCCCAGCATCCGCTGGCGCGCAAGGGCCTGACGCTGAAGCACTACCTGGAGATGCCGCACCTGGCGCCGGCGCCCTATGCCTCGATGCAGCGCAGCATGATCGACCAGGCGCTGGCCGAGCAAGGCTACAAGCGCAATATCCAGGTCACGCTGCCGTATTTCGGCCTGGTGCCCTACGTGCTGATGAAGACCGACATGGTCTTCACCACGGGCCGACAGTTCGCCGCCCACTACGCCCAGTACCTGCCGATCCGCATGGTGCCCTCGCCGGTGGTCTTCCCGCGCATGCGCTTCTACCAGCTCTGGCACGAGCGCTGCCACGCCGCGCCCGATGTGCTGTGGCTGCGCCGCATGATCGCCGAGGTGGCGGCCGACCTGCCGCAGGTGGCGGACGCCGCCTGA
- a CDS encoding DUF4126 domain-containing protein, whose product MLETAALAAGLSWTSGFRLYLAVFTAGLLARLGWLHLPPGLQPLTSWWVLGLAAVLALAEFLADKMPGFDSVWDGIQTFVRIPAGAILAAAAFGQLDPQWVVAAGLAGGTLAGTAHAVKAGTRALINVSPEPFSNWVASFSEDLGATAGLLLSFFLPLLFLVLLLVFLGLAAWLLPRLWRGVRRLHGALGRAAARTRQPAGRE is encoded by the coding sequence ATGCTGGAAACGGCCGCGCTGGCAGCCGGGTTGTCCTGGACCAGCGGCTTCCGCCTCTACCTGGCCGTGTTCACCGCCGGCCTGCTGGCCCGCCTGGGCTGGCTGCACCTGCCCCCCGGACTGCAGCCGCTGACGTCCTGGTGGGTGCTCGGCCTGGCCGCCGTACTGGCGCTGGCGGAGTTCCTGGCGGACAAGATGCCGGGCTTCGACTCGGTCTGGGACGGCATCCAGACCTTCGTGCGCATTCCCGCCGGCGCCATCCTGGCGGCGGCCGCCTTCGGCCAGCTCGATCCGCAGTGGGTGGTGGCCGCCGGCCTGGCCGGCGGCACGCTGGCGGGCACCGCCCACGCAGTCAAGGCGGGCACGCGCGCCTTGATCAATGTCTCGCCCGAGCCGTTTTCCAACTGGGTCGCTTCCTTCAGCGAGGACCTCGGCGCCACCGCCGGCCTGCTGCTGTCGTTCTTCCTGCCGCTGCTGTTCCTGGTGCTGCTGCTGGTCTTCCTGGGGCTGGCCGCCTGGCTGCTGCCACGCCTGTGGCGCGGTGTACGCCGCCTGCACGGTGCCCTCGGACGGGCCGCGGCGCGGACGCGGCAGCCGGCCGGGCGCGAGTAG
- a CDS encoding ABC transporter permease, producing the protein MTQPPSQPFPPPTAPASPGAPAAAARFSAWRQALRMARRDWLAGELNLLLFALVLAVAALSSVGFLADRMRLGLERDARQMIGADVLLVADQPFPAGFADHARQAGLAVAQTVTFPSMATARGAAAGDAPSRLAALKAVSPAYPLRGRLKTSAAPGGPETVAEGIPEPGTVWVDEALLDALGLRMGDTVQLGSRGFRVARILTQELDRGAGFMNFAPRVMLALSDLDSTGLVGWGSRVSYRLLVAGADPAAAAFQRWAQQEIARLGLRNMRVESLETGQPQMRATLDRAERFLSLVAVLSAMIAAVAIAMSARRYVQRHTDACAVYKCLGLSRGQILRAFGLEFVLLGLAGAAVGVALGYLAHYGLLLSLGGLLTVTLPPPSPRPAALGLLSGLVLLSGFALPPLLSLTRVSPLRVLRRDLGLPPVSAWLAYGFGLAAFGLLLLAAARDLKLGLLTAGGFLAAGLLFGLLSLAVLGALARLLRGRLGSGVAGVGWRFALAVLERRRGVTVLQTVALAVGLMALLLLGMTRSDLIASWRGATPADAPNRFVINIQPDQRDALRARLAGAGIQDLLYPMVRGRLTHIDGRAVTGADYPAERARNLVEREFNLSYMDTLPEGNRVVAGSWPRGQLAGASVEEGIARTLGIRLGDTLRFDVAGQPVEARVTSLRKLDWSSMRVNFFVILPPAMMHGMPETYITAFHLPSTQAPLDNRLVAAFPNITVVNTELILRQVQQVLDQVIAAVEFLFAFTLAAGVTVLYAALSGTRDERRRDAGLLKALGASAALVRQTQYAEFLVVGALAGLLASLGALAVGWGLATQVFDFPYRFNPWIVPAGVVAGALCALAGGWLGLREVLRQPALATLRDA; encoded by the coding sequence ATGACCCAGCCGCCAAGCCAGCCATTCCCGCCGCCGACCGCTCCCGCCAGCCCCGGTGCGCCAGCCGCTGCCGCACGCTTTTCCGCCTGGCGCCAGGCCTTGCGCATGGCCCGGCGCGACTGGCTGGCCGGCGAACTGAACCTGCTGCTGTTTGCGCTGGTGCTGGCCGTGGCCGCGCTCAGCAGCGTCGGCTTCCTGGCCGACCGCATGCGGCTGGGGCTGGAGCGCGATGCGCGCCAGATGATCGGCGCCGACGTGCTGCTGGTGGCCGACCAGCCGTTTCCCGCCGGCTTCGCCGACCACGCCCGGCAGGCCGGGCTGGCGGTGGCCCAGACCGTGACCTTCCCCAGCATGGCCACGGCCCGCGGCGCGGCGGCGGGCGACGCGCCGAGCCGGCTGGCCGCGCTCAAGGCCGTCAGTCCGGCCTATCCGCTGCGGGGGCGGCTCAAGACGAGCGCCGCGCCGGGCGGCCCCGAGACGGTTGCCGAAGGCATTCCCGAGCCCGGCACGGTGTGGGTCGATGAAGCCCTGCTCGATGCGCTGGGGCTGCGCATGGGCGATACCGTCCAGCTCGGCAGCCGTGGCTTCCGTGTCGCGCGCATCCTCACCCAGGAGCTGGACCGCGGTGCCGGCTTCATGAACTTCGCGCCGCGCGTGATGCTGGCGCTGTCGGACCTGGACAGCACCGGCCTGGTCGGCTGGGGCAGCCGCGTCAGCTACCGGCTGCTGGTGGCGGGTGCCGATCCCGCCGCCGCTGCCTTCCAGCGCTGGGCCCAGCAGGAGATCGCGCGGCTCGGCCTGCGCAATATGCGGGTCGAGTCGCTGGAGACCGGCCAGCCGCAGATGCGCGCCACGCTCGACCGCGCCGAGCGTTTCCTGTCGCTGGTGGCGGTGCTGTCGGCGATGATCGCCGCGGTGGCGATCGCCATGTCGGCGCGCCGCTACGTGCAGCGTCACACCGATGCCTGCGCGGTCTACAAGTGCCTGGGGCTGTCGCGCGGGCAGATCCTGCGCGCCTTCGGGCTGGAATTTGTGCTGCTGGGCCTGGCCGGCGCTGCCGTCGGGGTGGCGCTGGGCTATCTGGCGCACTATGGCCTGCTGCTGTCGCTGGGCGGCCTGCTGACCGTGACCTTGCCGCCGCCGTCGCCGCGCCCGGCCGCGCTCGGCCTGCTGTCGGGCCTGGTCCTGCTGAGCGGTTTCGCCTTGCCGCCGTTGCTGTCGCTGACGCGCGTATCGCCGTTGCGCGTGCTGCGGCGCGACCTCGGCCTGCCGCCGGTATCGGCCTGGCTGGCCTACGGCTTCGGGCTGGCCGCCTTCGGCCTGCTGCTGCTGGCCGCCGCGCGCGACCTCAAGCTCGGCCTGCTGACGGCAGGCGGCTTCCTCGCGGCAGGCCTGTTGTTCGGCCTGTTGTCGCTGGCGGTGCTGGGCGCGCTGGCGCGGCTGCTGCGCGGGCGCCTGGGCAGCGGCGTGGCCGGGGTCGGCTGGCGTTTCGCGCTGGCGGTGCTGGAGCGGCGGCGCGGCGTCACTGTGCTGCAGACGGTGGCCCTGGCGGTGGGCCTGATGGCGCTGCTGCTGCTCGGCATGACGCGCAGCGACCTGATCGCCTCGTGGCGCGGTGCCACGCCGGCCGACGCGCCCAACCGCTTCGTCATCAACATCCAGCCCGACCAGCGCGACGCCCTGCGCGCCCGGCTCGCCGGCGCTGGTATCCAGGACCTGCTGTATCCGATGGTGCGCGGGCGCCTCACCCATATCGACGGTCGCGCGGTGACGGGAGCCGACTATCCGGCCGAGCGGGCGCGCAACCTGGTCGAGCGGGAATTCAACCTGTCCTACATGGACACCCTGCCCGAGGGCAACCGCGTGGTTGCCGGCAGCTGGCCGCGCGGGCAGCTGGCCGGGGCCTCGGTGGAAGAGGGCATCGCCCGCACCCTCGGCATCCGCCTGGGCGACACGCTGCGCTTCGATGTGGCGGGCCAGCCGGTGGAGGCCAGGGTGACATCGCTGCGCAAGCTCGACTGGAGTTCGATGCGCGTCAATTTCTTCGTGATCCTGCCACCGGCCATGATGCACGGCATGCCGGAGACCTACATCACGGCCTTCCACCTGCCGTCGACGCAGGCGCCGCTGGATAACCGGCTGGTGGCGGCTTTCCCCAACATCACCGTGGTCAACACCGAGCTGATCCTGCGCCAGGTGCAGCAGGTGCTGGACCAGGTCATCGCCGCGGTCGAGTTCCTGTTCGCCTTCACGCTGGCGGCCGGTGTGACGGTGCTGTATGCGGCGCTGTCCGGCACGCGCGACGAGCGCCGGCGCGACGCCGGCCTGCTCAAGGCGCTGGGGGCCTCGGCCGCGCTGGTGCGCCAGACCCAATACGCGGAGTTCCTGGTGGTGGGCGCGCTGGCCGGCCTGCTGGCCAGCCTGGGCGCGCTCGCGGTAGGCTGGGGGCTGGCCACGCAGGTGTTCGATTTTCCCTACCGCTTCAATCCGTGGATCGTGCCGGCCGGCGTGGTGGCGGGGGCGCTGTGTGCGTTGGCCGGCGGCTGGCTGGGCCTGCGCGAAGTGCTGCGCCAGCCGGCCCTGGCGACCTTGCGCGACGCCTGA
- a CDS encoding group II truncated hemoglobin encodes MTSTEHNDTPGDGAKRETSAYELIGGEARVRELVDRFYDLMDLEPEFAGLRALHPASLDGSRDKLFWFLCGWLGGPNYFIERFGHPRLRARHLPFEIGTSERDQWMRCMALAMQDTGLPEPLQLRLMEALFQTADWMRNVAR; translated from the coding sequence ATGACGAGTACGGAACACAACGACACCCCGGGCGACGGCGCAAAGCGCGAAACCAGCGCCTACGAACTGATCGGCGGCGAGGCGCGCGTGCGCGAACTGGTCGACCGCTTCTACGACCTGATGGACCTCGAGCCGGAGTTCGCCGGACTGCGCGCGCTGCATCCCGCCTCGCTGGACGGCTCGCGCGACAAGCTGTTCTGGTTCCTGTGCGGCTGGCTCGGCGGGCCCAACTACTTCATCGAGCGCTTCGGCCACCCGCGCCTGCGCGCGCGCCATCTGCCCTTCGAGATCGGCACCAGCGAGCGTGACCAGTGGATGCGCTGCATGGCGCTGGCGATGCAGGACACGGGCCTGCCGGAGCCGCTGCAGCTGCGCCTGATGGAGGCCCTGTTCCAGACCGCCGACTGGATGCGCAACGTGGCGCGCTGA
- a CDS encoding DUF924 family protein produces MTDKLPAAARRVLDFWFGTPDSPAWDTSRREWFAKSAAFDDTIRQAFLAEWEAAAAPGGEAQDAAWAQTPEGTCARIVLLDQFPRNLFRGDARSFATDARALALARRLVAGGGDLRLPTGWHRMFCYLPFEHAEELAAQDESVRLTHRLRDESGGAVDTVEWADKHRAIIVRFGRFPHRNAILGRAGTAEEAAFLREPGSSF; encoded by the coding sequence ATGACGGACAAGCTTCCCGCCGCCGCCCGCCGCGTGCTCGATTTCTGGTTCGGCACACCCGACTCTCCCGCCTGGGATACCTCGCGCCGCGAGTGGTTCGCCAAATCGGCCGCTTTCGACGACACCATCCGCCAGGCCTTCCTGGCCGAATGGGAGGCCGCCGCCGCGCCCGGTGGCGAGGCGCAGGACGCCGCCTGGGCACAGACGCCGGAAGGCACCTGCGCGCGCATCGTGCTGCTCGACCAGTTCCCGCGCAACCTGTTCCGCGGCGATGCGCGCAGCTTCGCCACCGATGCGCGCGCACTGGCGCTGGCGCGCCGGCTGGTGGCCGGCGGCGGCGACCTGCGCCTGCCGACCGGCTGGCACCGCATGTTCTGCTACCTGCCCTTCGAGCATGCGGAAGAACTCGCGGCCCAGGACGAATCGGTCAGGCTGACGCACCGGCTGCGCGACGAGAGTGGCGGCGCGGTCGACACCGTGGAGTGGGCCGACAAGCACCGCGCCATCATCGTGCGCTTCGGGCGTTTCCCGCACCGCAATGCGATCCTGGGGCGGGCCGGCACGGCCGAGGAAGCGGCCTTCCTGCGCGAGCCGGGCTCGTCCTTCTAG
- a CDS encoding TIGR00730 family Rossman fold protein, which translates to MKSVCVYCGSSPGHRPEYAEQARALGQALAERGLALVYGGGKVGLMGIIADAVLAHGGTAIGIIPQALMDKEVGHRGLSELHVVRNMHERKQMMADRADAFIAMPGGVGTYEELFETVTWQQLGYHAKPIGLLNVAGFYDGMLGFLSHAVQEGFLKQVHADLLHVDTAPAGLLAKLEQAPRVTVDKWQEKRAEA; encoded by the coding sequence GTGAAATCCGTCTGCGTGTATTGCGGCTCCAGCCCCGGCCACCGTCCCGAATACGCCGAACAGGCGCGTGCGCTCGGCCAGGCGCTGGCCGAGCGCGGCCTGGCGCTGGTCTACGGCGGCGGCAAGGTCGGCCTGATGGGCATCATCGCCGACGCCGTGCTGGCCCATGGCGGCACCGCCATCGGCATCATCCCGCAGGCGCTGATGGACAAGGAGGTCGGCCACCGCGGGCTGAGCGAGCTGCACGTGGTGCGCAATATGCACGAGCGCAAGCAGATGATGGCCGACCGCGCCGACGCCTTCATCGCCATGCCCGGCGGCGTGGGCACCTACGAAGAATTGTTCGAGACCGTCACCTGGCAGCAGCTCGGCTACCACGCCAAACCCATCGGCCTGCTCAATGTGGCGGGCTTCTACGACGGCATGCTGGGCTTCCTCTCGCATGCGGTGCAGGAAGGCTTCCTCAAGCAGGTCCATGCCGACCTGCTGCACGTCGACACCGCGCCGGCCGGTCTGCTCGCCAAGCTGGAGCAGGCACCGCGTGTGACCGTCGACAAGTGGCAGGAAAAGCGCGCCGAGGCCTGA
- a CDS encoding TetR/AcrR family transcriptional regulator — MESKPQTGPRRTRDRILDVSLRLFNELGEPNVTTTTIAEAMEISPGNLYYHFRNKDDIINSIFVQFEQEMERRLKLPDDHKATLDESWGYLQYMSEFLWNYRFLYRDINDLLARNRMLETNFKRIVEQKNRFAQAICRQFIEDGEMVATPEQVEAICTNIVVVATYWLSFQFVQHPRQYNDPERIRGYLHGSSYHIFSILAPYLRGKARAAFDQLARDYAAVKAAQTIKESK, encoded by the coding sequence ATGGAATCCAAACCGCAAACCGGCCCCCGCCGCACGAGGGACCGCATCCTCGACGTCTCGCTGCGCCTGTTCAATGAACTGGGCGAGCCGAACGTGACCACCACCACGATCGCGGAGGCGATGGAGATCAGTCCCGGCAACCTCTACTATCACTTCCGCAACAAGGACGACATCATCAACTCCATCTTCGTGCAGTTCGAGCAGGAGATGGAGCGCCGCCTGAAGCTGCCCGACGACCACAAGGCCACGCTCGACGAAAGCTGGGGCTACCTCCAGTACATGTCCGAGTTCCTGTGGAACTACCGCTTCCTCTATCGCGACATCAACGACCTGCTGGCGCGCAACCGGATGCTGGAGACCAACTTCAAGCGCATCGTCGAGCAGAAGAACCGCTTCGCCCAGGCCATCTGCCGGCAGTTCATCGAGGACGGCGAGATGGTGGCCACGCCCGAGCAGGTCGAAGCCATCTGCACCAATATCGTCGTGGTCGCCACCTACTGGCTGTCGTTCCAGTTCGTGCAGCACCCGCGCCAGTACAACGACCCGGAACGGATCCGCGGCTACCTGCACGGCTCCAGCTACCACATCTTCTCCATCCTCGCGCCCTACCTGCGCGGCAAGGCGCGTGCCGCCTTCGACCAGCTAGCGCGCGATTACGCGGCCGTCAAGGCCGCCCAGACCATCAAGGAATCGAAGTGA
- a CDS encoding diacylglycerol kinase, translated as MQPQSAPLPSKAKPAPVPTPAEASTEYTIEHNPYKGNRGLARAWRAAVNSLSGLRYAVLEESAFRQELTLVAILTPCALLAPVSVVERILLLGTLLLVLIVELLNSSVEAAVDRISLERNSLSKRAKDYGSAAVMLALILCGGTWIAILEPLVARWLQAS; from the coding sequence ATGCAGCCGCAATCCGCACCGCTTCCCTCCAAGGCGAAACCGGCTCCGGTGCCAACGCCGGCCGAAGCGAGCACTGAGTACACCATCGAGCACAACCCGTACAAGGGCAACCGCGGCCTGGCGCGCGCCTGGCGCGCCGCCGTCAACTCCCTGTCCGGCCTGCGCTATGCCGTGCTGGAGGAAAGCGCCTTCCGCCAGGAACTGACGCTGGTGGCCATCCTGACGCCGTGCGCGCTGCTGGCGCCGGTCAGCGTGGTCGAGCGCATCCTGCTGCTGGGCACGCTGCTGCTGGTGCTGATCGTGGAATTGCTCAACTCCAGTGTCGAAGCCGCGGTCGACCGCATCTCGCTGGAGCGCAACAGCCTGTCCAAGCGCGCCAAGGACTACGGCAGCGCGGCGGTCATGCTGGCGCTGATCCTGTGCGGCGGAACCTGGATCGCGATCCTCGAGCCGCTGGTGGCACGCTGGCTGCAGGCGTCCTGA
- a CDS encoding glycosyltransferase family 4 protein, whose amino-acid sequence MKILIVTDAWEPQVNGVVRTLKSTRRELEAMGHTVELLTPLEFRTVPCPTYPEIRLSLLPGRAVAERIRAFAPDALHIATEGPLGMAARRHALRSKVPFTTAYHTRFPEYVQARFGIPLAWTYRFLSWFHGPARAVMAPTPVVLDDLRRYGIGHAVLWSRGVDLDVFTAQRANVLNTAHPIFLYVGRVAVEKNVEAFLALDLPGSKWVVGDGPALASLRARYPGANYLGVLSQPELAKVYASADVFVFPSRTDTFGLVLLEALASGLPVAAYPVTGPIDVLGESRAGVMHEDLREACLEALRIDRATARAHAELFSWRAATEQFLSHLRPLAAAHGGATASRQPQDHVENAAAIRTASLQGETGSGANAGRSEH is encoded by the coding sequence ATGAAGATCCTGATCGTCACCGACGCCTGGGAACCGCAGGTCAACGGCGTGGTGCGCACGCTCAAGTCGACGCGCCGCGAGCTGGAGGCCATGGGGCACACGGTGGAACTGCTCACGCCGCTCGAGTTCCGTACCGTGCCGTGCCCTACCTATCCCGAAATCCGCCTGTCGCTGCTGCCCGGCCGCGCGGTCGCCGAACGCATCCGCGCCTTCGCGCCGGACGCGCTGCATATCGCCACCGAAGGTCCGCTCGGCATGGCAGCGCGCCGGCATGCGCTGCGCAGCAAGGTGCCCTTCACCACGGCCTACCACACGCGCTTCCCGGAGTACGTGCAAGCGCGCTTCGGCATCCCGCTGGCCTGGACCTACCGCTTCCTGAGCTGGTTCCACGGGCCGGCCCGGGCTGTGATGGCGCCGACCCCGGTAGTGCTCGACGACCTGCGCCGCTACGGCATCGGCCACGCCGTGCTGTGGTCGCGCGGAGTGGACCTGGACGTGTTCACCGCCCAGCGCGCCAACGTGTTGAACACGGCGCATCCGATCTTCCTCTACGTCGGCCGCGTCGCCGTCGAGAAGAACGTCGAGGCCTTCCTCGCGCTGGACCTGCCGGGCTCGAAGTGGGTGGTCGGCGACGGCCCGGCCCTGGCCTCGCTGCGCGCGCGTTATCCGGGTGCCAACTATCTGGGCGTGCTGAGCCAGCCCGAGCTGGCCAAGGTGTATGCTTCGGCCGATGTCTTCGTCTTTCCGAGCCGCACGGATACCTTCGGCCTGGTGCTGCTGGAAGCGCTGGCCAGCGGCCTGCCGGTGGCAGCCTACCCGGTCACCGGCCCCATCGACGTGCTGGGCGAGAGCCGGGCCGGCGTGATGCACGAAGACCTGCGCGAAGCCTGCCTGGAAGCGCTGCGCATCGATCGCGCCACCGCCCGCGCTCATGCCGAGCTGTTCTCGTGGCGCGCCGCTACCGAGCAGTTCCTGTCTCATCTGCGGCCGCTGGCCGCCGCCCACGGCGGCGCCACGGCCTCACGCCAACCGCAAGACCATGTCGAAAATGCAGCCGCAATCCGCACCGCTTCCCTCCAAGGCGAAACCGGCTCCGGTGCCAACGCCGGCCGAAGCGAGCACTGA